Proteins encoded within one genomic window of Sulfurovum sp. XGS-02:
- the rpoB gene encoding DNA-directed RNA polymerase subunit beta — protein sequence MLNSLHSGNRLRVDFSKTPREIEIPNLLQLQQKSYENFLMLGEKDRKNSTLEKVFRSSFPIHDQQNRLTLTYKNSEIVKPKYTVRECMERGLTYSVSLKMNIALTIWNRDEKTGEKLDPKEIKEQAVFVRDIPLMTDRTSFVVNGVERVIVNQLHRSPGVIFKEEEGTTAGSGMLYSAQIIPDRGSWLYFEYDSKDILYARINKRRKIPVTILFRALDYSKDDIVKLFYATKEIHIKDNRFLVRFDANDFGGRAEYDVKDMNGNTVVNAGKRLTKKKAEKLIEDGLEWIEYPLDVLMERHLAKPIIDQESGEVLYDVVTPLDESKLKKMIEEGIDTIEVINDLAEGADMSIINAFIADNESLRLLKQTEQIDDENVLSAIRIYKVMRPGEPVTPDAAKAFLQQLFFDPERYDLTKVGRMKMNHKLGLDIPEYATVLTAEDLINTVKYLIKVKNGQGHIDDRDHLGNRRIRAIGELLGNELHNGLVKMQKAIKDKMTTVSGTLDELMPHDLVNSKMITNTILEFFSSGQLSQFMDQTNPLSEVTHKRRLSALGEGGLVKERAGFEVRDVHPTHYGRICPIETPEGQNIGLINTLATYSKVNEHGFIEAPYKVVKDCQVTDEIVYITATQEEDKCIAPASTVVDEKGRIVEDLIETRLNGNIELNEAKRVDLIDISPLMISGSAAALIPFLEHDDANRALMGSNMQRQAVPLLKTEAPVVGTGMEAVVSRDAWECVKAKRPGTVEKIDAKNIYIMGEDESGVFIDHYPLEKNMRTNQNTTFTQTPIVKLGDKIEAKQVIADGANMDQGELAIGKNIRVAFMPWYGYNYEDAVIISEKLIREDTFTSVHTYEKEVEARELKHGTEEITRDIPNIREDELLHLDESGIVQIGTYVKPGMILVGKVSPKGEIKPTPEERLLRAIFGEKAGHVVNKSLYCPASMEGVVVDIKVFTKKGYEKDARAIQAYEEEKAILDSDHHDQLLMIDREEILRIAHYLSGQELVKAVTIGETEYAAGSKIDEETIKGVNRFALRGVVQSFTDEVQNEYESLKNYFLKQKKRLKTEHEEKLSVLEKDDILPSGVTKLVKIYIATKRKLKVGDKMAGRHGNKGIVSNIVPEIDMPYQEDGRPVDLILNPLGVPSRMNIGQILEVHLGLVGKNLGEQIEEMFVEQKDTFIKDLREKMIAIADVAKLMDARKLLETMSDEELIKYGRDWSTGVKFAAPVFEGANQAEFDKLFEMAKMDSDGKMKLYDGKTGEEMIERVNVGYMYMLKLHHLVDEKVHARSTGPYSLVTQQPVGGKALFGGQRFGEMEVWALEAYGASHTLKEMLTIKSDDVEGRARAYRAITKGEAVPESGVPETMFVLTKELQALGLDTELYENTKEVEGENE from the coding sequence ATGTTAAATTCTTTACATTCTGGTAACAGACTCCGTGTTGACTTTTCCAAAACACCAAGAGAAATTGAAATCCCAAATTTGCTCCAGCTTCAACAAAAAAGTTATGAAAACTTTTTAATGCTAGGTGAAAAAGACAGAAAAAACTCTACATTAGAGAAAGTTTTCAGATCTTCTTTCCCTATCCATGACCAACAAAACAGACTGACACTTACGTATAAAAACTCTGAGATCGTCAAACCGAAGTATACGGTTAGAGAGTGTATGGAGAGAGGCTTGACCTACTCTGTATCTCTGAAGATGAACATTGCATTGACGATCTGGAACAGAGATGAAAAGACAGGTGAAAAACTTGATCCAAAAGAGATCAAAGAACAGGCGGTTTTCGTACGTGATATTCCTTTGATGACAGATAGAACTTCATTTGTTGTCAATGGTGTTGAAAGAGTGATCGTGAATCAGCTTCACAGATCTCCGGGTGTTATCTTTAAAGAAGAAGAGGGAACGACTGCCGGTAGCGGTATGCTCTATTCTGCACAGATCATCCCGGACCGTGGTTCATGGTTGTATTTTGAGTATGACTCCAAAGATATTCTTTATGCACGTATCAACAAAAGAAGAAAAATCCCTGTGACAATTCTCTTTAGAGCATTGGATTACTCTAAAGATGATATTGTAAAACTCTTCTATGCAACAAAAGAGATCCATATCAAAGATAACAGATTCCTTGTAAGATTTGATGCGAATGATTTTGGTGGTAGAGCAGAGTATGATGTCAAAGATATGAACGGTAACACAGTCGTCAATGCAGGGAAAAGACTGACGAAGAAAAAAGCAGAAAAACTGATCGAAGATGGTTTAGAGTGGATCGAATACCCGCTTGATGTATTGATGGAGAGACATCTTGCTAAGCCTATCATTGACCAAGAGAGCGGTGAAGTACTTTATGATGTAGTAACACCTCTAGATGAGAGTAAACTTAAAAAGATGATCGAAGAGGGTATTGACACGATAGAGGTGATCAATGATCTTGCCGAGGGTGCAGATATGTCGATCATTAATGCATTTATTGCAGATAATGAGAGCTTAAGACTCTTAAAGCAAACAGAACAAATCGATGATGAAAATGTGCTTTCAGCGATCCGTATCTACAAAGTGATGAGACCTGGTGAGCCGGTTACACCTGATGCGGCAAAAGCATTCTTGCAGCAGCTCTTCTTTGACCCTGAGAGATATGACCTGACAAAAGTTGGTCGTATGAAGATGAACCACAAACTTGGACTTGATATTCCTGAGTATGCAACTGTTCTTACAGCTGAAGACCTTATCAATACGGTGAAATATCTTATCAAAGTTAAGAATGGTCAAGGTCATATTGATGATAGAGACCACTTGGGTAACAGAAGAATTAGAGCAATTGGTGAGCTTTTAGGTAACGAGCTTCATAATGGTCTTGTTAAGATGCAAAAAGCGATCAAAGATAAGATGACAACGGTATCTGGAACACTTGATGAGTTGATGCCGCACGATCTGGTAAACTCTAAAATGATCACTAATACGATTTTGGAGTTCTTCTCATCTGGTCAGCTTTCTCAGTTCATGGATCAGACGAACCCGCTTTCAGAAGTGACACACAAAAGAAGACTTTCAGCACTTGGTGAAGGTGGTCTTGTTAAAGAAAGAGCCGGATTTGAAGTAAGGGACGTACACCCTACTCATTATGGACGTATCTGTCCTATCGAGACACCGGAAGGTCAAAACATTGGTTTGATCAATACATTGGCAACGTACTCAAAAGTAAATGAACACGGGTTCATTGAGGCACCGTACAAAGTGGTTAAAGATTGTCAAGTAACAGATGAAATTGTCTACATTACTGCGACACAGGAAGAGGACAAATGTATTGCGCCTGCATCGACTGTCGTTGATGAGAAGGGACGTATCGTGGAAGATCTTATCGAGACGAGATTGAACGGGAATATCGAACTTAACGAGGCAAAGAGGGTTGATCTTATCGACATCTCTCCATTGATGATCTCTGGTTCTGCTGCGGCATTGATCCCATTCTTGGAGCACGATGATGCGAACCGTGCACTGATGGGATCGAACATGCAACGTCAGGCAGTACCTCTTCTTAAAACAGAGGCGCCTGTGGTTGGTACAGGTATGGAAGCGGTCGTGAGTCGTGATGCGTGGGAATGTGTCAAGGCAAAAAGACCAGGTACTGTAGAGAAAATTGATGCGAAGAACATCTATATCATGGGTGAAGATGAGAGCGGTGTATTTATAGACCACTATCCACTTGAAAAGAACATGAGAACCAATCAGAACACGACGTTTACACAAACGCCTATCGTGAAACTTGGTGACAAGATCGAAGCAAAACAAGTCATTGCCGATGGTGCAAATATGGACCAGGGTGAACTTGCGATCGGTAAAAATATCCGTGTAGCCTTTATGCCTTGGTATGGATATAACTATGAGGATGCGGTGATCATCTCTGAAAAACTGATCCGTGAAGATACTTTTACATCCGTACATACTTATGAGAAAGAGGTGGAAGCAAGAGAACTCAAACACGGTACGGAAGAGATCACGCGTGATATTCCGAACATCCGTGAAGATGAGTTGTTACACCTGGATGAGAGCGGTATCGTTCAGATCGGTACCTATGTAAAACCTGGTATGATCCTTGTGGGTAAAGTCAGTCCTAAAGGGGAGATCAAACCAACACCTGAAGAGAGACTCTTAAGAGCGATCTTTGGTGAAAAAGCAGGACATGTGGTCAATAAATCGCTCTACTGTCCGGCATCTATGGAAGGTGTGGTTGTTGATATCAAAGTCTTTACGAAAAAAGGGTATGAAAAAGATGCACGTGCGATCCAAGCCTATGAAGAAGAGAAAGCGATTCTAGACAGTGACCATCATGATCAGCTTCTTATGATCGATAGAGAAGAGATCTTGCGTATCGCACACTATCTTTCAGGACAAGAGTTGGTGAAAGCTGTAACGATCGGTGAAACTGAATATGCAGCAGGATCTAAGATCGATGAAGAGACGATCAAAGGTGTGAACAGATTTGCACTCAGAGGTGTGGTTCAGTCTTTCACAGATGAAGTGCAAAATGAGTATGAGTCACTGAAAAACTACTTCTTGAAACAGAAGAAGAGACTGAAAACAGAGCATGAAGAGAAATTGAGTGTACTTGAAAAAGATGACATTCTTCCTTCAGGGGTTACGAAACTGGTAAAAATTTATATCGCTACAAAGAGAAAACTCAAAGTAGGTGATAAGATGGCAGGGCGTCACGGAAACAAAGGTATCGTTTCCAATATCGTACCAGAGATCGATATGCCATACCAAGAAGATGGAAGACCGGTAGATCTTATTTTGAACCCGCTAGGGGTACCGTCTCGTATGAACATCGGACAGATCCTTGAAGTACACTTGGGATTGGTCGGGAAGAACCTTGGTGAACAAATCGAAGAGATGTTCGTAGAACAGAAAGATACTTTCATTAAAGATCTTAGAGAGAAAATGATCGCTATTGCAGATGTGGCAAAATTGATGGATGCAAGAAAGCTTCTAGAGACTATGAGCGATGAAGAGTTGATCAAATACGGTAGAGACTGGTCTACAGGTGTAAAATTTGCTGCACCGGTATTTGAAGGGGCAAACCAGGCTGAATTCGATAAGCTGTTTGAAATGGCGAAGATGGATTCTGACGGGAAAATGAAACTCTATGATGGTAAAACAGGTGAAGAGATGATCGAGAGAGTCAATGTGGGGTATATGTATATGCTTAAACTTCACCACTTGGTTGATGAAAAAGTGCATGCACGTTCAACTGGACCTTACTCACTTGTGACACAACAGCCAGTGGGTGGTAAAGCACTCTTCGGTGGACAGAGATTTGGAGAGATGGAAGTATGGGCACTTGAAGCATATGGTGCGTCACATACCCTTAAAGAGATGTTGACTATCAAATCAGATGATGTTGAAGGTAGAGCAAGAGCATACAGAGCGATCACGAAAGGTGAAGCAGTACCTGAGTCAGGTGTTCCTGAAACCATGTTCGTATTGACAAAAGAGCTTCAAGCGTTAGGTCTTGATACAGAATTATATGAGAACACAAAAGAAGTGGAGGGTGAAAATGAGTAA
- the rpsG gene encoding 30S ribosomal protein S7: protein MRRRKAPVRPVLPDPVHGSKVLTKFINAVMLDGKKSTAQKVMYAALERIESKSGEKGIDVFNKAMDNVKPVMEVKSRRVGGATYQVPIEVRPVRQQSLGIRWIVDAARKRNERTMMERLSNELMDAATEKGAAFKKKEDTYRMAEANKAFAHYRW from the coding sequence ATGAGAAGAAGAAAAGCTCCCGTTAGACCGGTATTGCCAGATCCAGTACACGGTTCTAAAGTATTAACAAAGTTCATCAATGCAGTAATGCTTGATGGTAAGAAAAGCACAGCGCAAAAAGTAATGTATGCTGCGTTAGAGAGAATTGAATCAAAATCTGGAGAAAAAGGTATTGACGTATTCAACAAAGCAATGGATAACGTGAAACCTGTAATGGAAGTAAAATCTAGAAGAGTAGGTGGTGCAACGTACCAAGTGCCTATAGAAGTTAGACCTGTAAGACAACAATCACTGGGAATCAGATGGATCGTTGATGCAGCGAGAAAAAGAAATGAAAGAACAATGATGGAGCGTTTAAGTAATGAACTTATGGACGCTGCAACAGAAAAAGGTGCTGCTTTCAAGAAGAAAGAAGATACGTACAGAATGGCTGAAGCGAACAAAGCGTTTGCTCACTACAGATGGTAA
- the rpsL gene encoding 30S ribosomal protein S12: MPTINQLIRKERKKQVKKSKSPALVKCPQRRGVCTRVYTTTPKKPNSALRKVAKVRLTSGFEVISYIGGEGHNLQEHSIVLVRGGRIKDLPGVKYHIVRGALDASGVTGRTVARSKYGTKKPK; encoded by the coding sequence TTGCCTACAATTAATCAATTGATTCGTAAAGAACGTAAAAAGCAAGTGAAAAAATCAAAATCACCTGCACTCGTAAAATGTCCTCAGAGAAGAGGCGTATGTACTAGAGTATATACTACAACACCAAAGAAACCTAACTCGGCACTTAGAAAAGTTGCTAAAGTAAGATTGACAAGTGGTTTTGAAGTAATCTCATACATCGGTGGTGAGGGTCACAACCTTCAAGAACACTCTATCGTACTTGTAAGAGGCGGAAGAATTAAAGATTTACCTGGTGTTAAGTATCACATTGTACGTGGTGCGCTAGATGCTTCAGGTGTAACTGGAAGAACAGTTGCAAGATCTAAATACGGTACTAAAAAACCTAAGTAA
- the rpoC gene encoding DNA-directed RNA polymerase subunit beta' codes for MSKFLENLTPIDLNSEERPNDVAALQLRVASPEKVLSWSYGEVKKPETINYRTLKPERDGLFCAKIFGPIRDYECLCGKYKKMRYKGVVCEKCGVEVTTSKVRRNRMGHIDLIAPVAHIWYVSSLPSRIGTLLGVKMKDLERVLYYEAYIVKTPGEASYDSEGLTPLAKYDVLNEEQYQQIIQRFGGTDLDARMGGEIIQELLAELDLVDMFNQLKLEIEATKSEAKRKTIVKRLKVIESFLHSGNRPEWMMLTQLPVLPPDLRPLVSLDGGKFAVSDVNDLYRRVINRNQRLKRLVELDAPEIIVRNEKRMLQEAVDALFDNGRRGNAVKGANKRPLKSLSEVIKGKQGRFRQNLLGKRVDFSGRSVIVVGPDLRMDQCGLPKKMAIELFKPHLMAKLEEKGYATTLKQAKKMIEKQENEVWECLEEVVDNYPILLNRAPTLHKLSIQAFHPRLIEGKAIQLHPLVCSAFNADFDGDQMAVHVPLSDEAIAEAKVLMLASMNILLPASGKAIAVPSQDMILGLYYLTLEKNDVKGEHKLFANVEEVEIAFEQQSLDLNARIRTVIDGHISKSTAGRLILKSIIPDYVPEKYWNKVLKKKDIGALVDYIYKIGGVSEAAGFLDDLKDMGFKYATKVGVSISVDDIKIPEMKIENVITAKEEVKEIQRQYGAGLLTDQERYNKIIDIWTDANNGIAEGLMNLIRDDKDGFNSVHMMADSGARGSAAQIRQLSGMRGLMAKSDGSIIETPITSNFREGLNVLEYFISTHGARKGLADTALKTANAGYLTRKLIDVAQNVKISMTDCGTHEGVEVSDIVVGNEMIEPLADRIYGRVLAEDVIDPITSEVLVSEGTMIDEETAARVQDAGVRSVVMRAPSSCKAPKGICAKCYGLNMADNKIVKRGEAVGVIAAQSIGEPGTQLTLRTFHTGGTATAGKEDRQVIASKEGFIRYYNLNVYRNREGNLIVANRRNAGVLLVEPKIKATVDGTVSLVVTHDEYVISVNAGSADEIKYNLRKSDVAKSNELAGVAGKVEGKLFLPLQDGDKVKEGDSIVEVINEGWSVPSRVPFASELKVEDGAPVTQNVVSESKGTVKFFLLKGDYLEAHTGITEGTKVVEKGLFAVVVDENNREAARHYISRGSVVKVDNDAMVQRGDLLSAPETSTQVVIAEWDPYSEPIIAEQQGKLKFEDIIPGVTVVEQFDEVTGDTRLELNEYIPAAYKPAIVLATESGEVIRYQLDAKTILFVKDGDDVSIADILAKTPKAAIKSKDITGGLPRVSELFEARRPKDIALIAQIDGVVSFGKPLRGKERLIITGDNNQVTEQFVDKNKVSLVHAGEYVHAGEKLTDGTISSHDILAALGEKALYEYIVSEVQMVYRRQGVNISDKHIEIVTSQMMRQVKVVESGDSKFIAGDIVSRRKFQEENESVIALGGEPAIAEPMLVGITRSAVGADSIISAASFQDTTKVLTSASIAGTVDTLEDLKENVVIGRLIPVGTGMIDSSDIKFSAVK; via the coding sequence ATGAGTAAGTTTTTAGAGAATTTAACACCAATAGATCTTAACAGTGAAGAGAGACCAAATGATGTCGCAGCCCTACAGCTTAGAGTTGCAAGTCCTGAGAAGGTACTCTCATGGAGTTACGGTGAAGTAAAAAAACCAGAAACGATCAACTATAGAACCCTGAAACCGGAAAGAGACGGTCTTTTCTGTGCGAAGATCTTCGGACCTATCAGAGACTATGAGTGTCTTTGTGGTAAATACAAAAAGATGCGTTATAAAGGCGTTGTCTGTGAAAAATGTGGGGTTGAAGTTACCACTTCTAAAGTAAGAAGAAACCGTATGGGACACATCGATCTTATCGCGCCTGTGGCACATATCTGGTATGTCTCTTCACTTCCTTCACGTATCGGTACACTTTTGGGTGTAAAGATGAAAGACCTTGAGAGAGTACTTTATTATGAAGCCTATATCGTTAAAACACCTGGTGAAGCATCGTATGATAGTGAAGGTTTGACACCGCTTGCAAAATATGATGTATTGAACGAAGAACAGTATCAGCAGATCATTCAACGTTTTGGCGGTACAGACCTGGATGCAAGAATGGGTGGAGAGATCATTCAAGAACTGCTTGCAGAACTTGACCTTGTGGATATGTTCAACCAGCTTAAACTTGAGATTGAAGCGACAAAATCGGAAGCAAAAAGAAAGACGATCGTTAAACGTCTTAAGGTGATCGAATCATTCCTTCACTCAGGAAACAGACCAGAATGGATGATGCTGACACAACTGCCGGTACTTCCACCGGATCTGAGACCACTTGTAAGTCTTGATGGCGGTAAATTCGCTGTTTCTGATGTGAATGACCTCTATAGAAGAGTGATCAACAGAAACCAGAGACTTAAAAGACTGGTAGAACTTGATGCACCTGAGATCATCGTTAGAAATGAAAAGCGTATGCTTCAAGAAGCCGTAGATGCACTTTTTGATAACGGTAGAAGAGGAAATGCAGTTAAGGGTGCAAACAAAAGACCACTCAAATCACTCTCTGAGGTGATCAAAGGGAAACAAGGGCGTTTCAGACAAAACCTACTTGGTAAAAGGGTTGACTTCTCTGGTCGTTCTGTTATCGTTGTCGGTCCGGATCTACGTATGGATCAGTGTGGATTGCCTAAGAAAATGGCTATCGAGCTCTTTAAGCCGCATTTGATGGCAAAGCTTGAGGAAAAAGGGTATGCAACGACACTGAAACAAGCTAAAAAGATGATCGAGAAGCAAGAGAATGAAGTATGGGAGTGTCTAGAAGAGGTAGTTGATAATTATCCTATCTTACTGAACCGTGCACCAACGCTTCACAAATTGTCTATCCAGGCGTTCCACCCGAGATTGATCGAGGGTAAAGCGATCCAATTGCACCCACTGGTATGTTCTGCGTTCAACGCCGACTTCGATGGAGACCAGATGGCGGTACACGTACCACTTTCAGATGAAGCGATCGCCGAAGCAAAAGTATTGATGCTTGCATCGATGAATATTTTGCTTCCAGCATCAGGTAAGGCGATTGCCGTACCTTCACAGGATATGATTCTTGGTCTATACTACTTGACACTTGAGAAGAATGATGTCAAAGGTGAACATAAGCTCTTTGCAAACGTTGAAGAGGTTGAGATCGCATTTGAACAACAGTCACTAGACCTTAATGCACGTATCAGAACCGTGATCGATGGGCATATTTCTAAATCGACTGCAGGTAGATTGATCTTGAAATCGATCATCCCTGATTATGTACCGGAAAAATACTGGAACAAAGTCTTGAAGAAAAAAGATATCGGTGCATTGGTTGACTATATCTATAAAATAGGTGGTGTGTCTGAGGCTGCAGGTTTCCTTGATGATCTTAAGGATATGGGTTTCAAATATGCAACAAAAGTAGGTGTCTCAATCTCTGTGGATGATATCAAGATTCCTGAGATGAAGATCGAAAATGTTATCACTGCAAAAGAAGAAGTGAAAGAGATCCAGAGACAATACGGTGCGGGTCTTTTAACAGATCAGGAACGTTACAACAAAATTATCGATATCTGGACGGATGCTAACAACGGCATTGCTGAAGGACTTATGAATCTTATTAGAGATGACAAGGACGGGTTTAACTCGGTGCACATGATGGCAGACTCTGGAGCGAGAGGTTCGGCAGCGCAGATCAGACAGCTTTCTGGTATGAGGGGGCTTATGGCGAAATCTGATGGGTCTATTATTGAAACACCTATTACGTCAAACTTCCGTGAGGGGCTGAATGTACTTGAGTACTTTATTTCAACGCACGGTGCGAGAAAAGGTCTTGCCGATACAGCACTGAAGACTGCGAATGCGGGTTACTTGACAAGAAAACTGATCGATGTTGCACAAAACGTAAAGATATCTATGACAGATTGTGGTACACACGAAGGTGTAGAGGTATCAGATATCGTTGTGGGTAATGAGATGATCGAACCGTTGGCAGATCGTATCTACGGTAGAGTACTTGCTGAAGATGTGATCGATCCTATCACTTCAGAGGTATTGGTAAGTGAAGGTACGATGATCGATGAAGAGACAGCTGCAAGAGTACAAGATGCAGGTGTACGTTCCGTCGTCATGAGAGCACCATCATCATGTAAAGCACCAAAAGGTATCTGTGCAAAATGTTACGGTCTGAACATGGCGGATAACAAAATAGTGAAACGTGGAGAAGCGGTAGGGGTTATCGCAGCACAATCGATCGGTGAGCCGGGTACACAGCTTACACTACGTACATTCCACACAGGTGGTACGGCAACAGCAGGTAAAGAAGACAGACAGGTGATCGCAAGTAAAGAAGGTTTCATTAGATACTATAACCTGAACGTATACCGTAATAGAGAAGGTAACCTTATCGTTGCCAACAGAAGAAATGCCGGTGTGCTTTTGGTTGAACCTAAGATCAAAGCAACAGTTGACGGTACTGTTTCTCTGGTTGTGACACATGACGAGTATGTGATCTCTGTCAATGCAGGCAGTGCAGATGAGATCAAGTATAACCTTAGAAAATCGGATGTGGCGAAGTCAAATGAACTTGCAGGTGTTGCAGGTAAAGTAGAAGGAAAACTTTTCTTACCGCTACAAGATGGTGATAAAGTAAAAGAGGGTGACTCAATCGTTGAAGTAATCAATGAGGGTTGGTCTGTACCAAGCCGTGTGCCATTTGCTTCTGAACTTAAAGTGGAAGATGGTGCGCCGGTGACGCAAAATGTGGTTTCTGAATCAAAAGGTACGGTGAAGTTCTTCTTGCTTAAAGGGGACTACCTTGAAGCACATACAGGTATCACAGAAGGTACAAAAGTTGTAGAAAAAGGTCTCTTTGCTGTGGTTGTTGATGAAAACAACAGAGAAGCAGCAAGACACTACATCTCAAGAGGGTCTGTGGTAAAAGTGGACAATGATGCGATGGTTCAAAGGGGTGATCTTCTTTCTGCTCCTGAAACATCAACGCAGGTAGTGATCGCTGAGTGGGACCCATATTCTGAGCCTATTATCGCTGAACAGCAAGGGAAACTGAAGTTTGAAGATATCATTCCGGGTGTGACTGTGGTTGAGCAGTTTGACGAAGTGACAGGTGATACAAGACTTGAGCTGAACGAGTATATTCCTGCTGCGTATAAACCAGCGATCGTATTGGCAACTGAAAGCGGTGAGGTGATCCGTTACCAGCTTGACGCGAAGACGATCCTCTTTGTGAAAGATGGAGATGATGTAAGTATCGCGGATATTCTGGCAAAAACACCAAAAGCAGCGATCAAGTCAAAAGATATTACCGGGGGTCTTCCAAGAGTATCTGAACTCTTCGAAGCGAGACGTCCTAAAGATATCGCATTGATCGCACAGATCGATGGTGTCGTAAGTTTCGGTAAACCGTTACGTGGTAAAGAGAGACTTATCATCACTGGCGACAATAATCAGGTGACTGAACAGTTCGTCGACAAGAACAAAGTATCTCTTGTACATGCCGGAGAGTATGTGCATGCCGGTGAAAAATTGACTGACGGTACGATCTCAAGTCATGATATCCTTGCCGCACTTGGAGAAAAAGCACTCTACGAGTACATTGTCTCTGAAGTACAGATGGTTTACCGTAGACAAGGGGTTAATATCTCAGACAAACACATCGAGATCGTGACGTCTCAAATGATGAGACAAGTGAAAGTGGTTGAGAGCGGTGACTCCAAGTTCATCGCAGGAGACATTGTATCCCGTCGTAAGTTCCAAGAAGAGAACGAAAGTGTGATCGCACTTGGTGGAGAACCTGCTATTGCTGAGCCAATGCTTGTAGGTATTACACGTTCAGCGGTTGGGGCAGACAGTATTATCTCTGCTGCATCATTCCAAGATACAACAAAAGTATTGACATCTGCATCTATCGCAGGAACAGTCGATACGCTTGAAGATCTTAAAGAAAACGTTGTTATCGGACGTCTTATCCCAGTGGGTACGGGTATGATAGATAGCAGCGACATCAAGTTTTCTGCTGTAAAGTAA